In the Wyeomyia smithii strain HCP4-BCI-WySm-NY-G18 chromosome 2, ASM2978416v1, whole genome shotgun sequence genome, one interval contains:
- the LOC129723666 gene encoding collectin-10-like produces the protein MTDQRILLLAIVLTFTTINHSVEAYDAVLGNQTVREILTKNLCLSPCTGASSGLWKTFTVPFTEGNWFEAISYCQEAGMSLVQIRDQYDNSALQDWLNENGYGQSDTFWIGANDLATAGVFRWGFTNKRIKFKQWSSGEPNAASIRGETEHCVQLIAQTMKWNDSVCSRRLKFICERYAS, from the exons ATGACGGACCAAAGAATACTGCTACTAGCGATAGTATTAACGTTTACGACAATCAACCACTCCGTAGAGGCCTATGATGCCGTGCTTGGAAATCAAACAGTTCGAG aaattttgacaaaaaatctaTGTTTGAGTCCTTGCACGGGTGCTTCATCAGGTCTTTGGAAGACTTTTACGGTCCCTTTTACA GAAGGAAACTGGTTTGAAGCAATTTCCTACTGTCAAGAGGCAGGAATGTCGTTAGTTCAAATCCGCGATCAGTACGACAACAGTGCGCTGCAAGATTGGCTCAACGAAAACGGCTATGGACAGAGTGATACATTTTGGATTGGTGCCAATGATCTTGCAACGGCAGGTGTTTTCCGGTGGGGTTTTACCAATAAACGGATTAAGTTCAAACAATGGTCTTCTGGAGAACCGAATGCAGCGTCCATTCGTGGAGAAACCGAACACTGTGTACAACTGATAGCACAAACGATGAAATGGAATGATTCAGTGTGCTCGCGGAGGCTAAAGTTTATTTGTGAGCGATACGCGTCATAG